In Carassius auratus strain Wakin chromosome 41, ASM336829v1, whole genome shotgun sequence, the DNA window gattttttggtcTGTATTCTGTctgtcaattaaaataaatgtaccatgaaaattacagacccttcatttctttgtaagtgggcaaattTACAAAATCATCAGGGGATCAAACAAATATTTTCCCTGCTGtgttttctgtgtattttttataacaatttatttttctataatgCATTGAACAAACAACAATGCTTTTGctgaacaaaagcaaaaaaaaaaaaaaaaaaaaaaaactaacactagcttgttctattctatttctatactatcaattagctttttattatatttaaaaaaataaaataaaaaatgaaatcaattactatgtgtactgcattaagctaactgagacttgttatagcaaatgtaaatcattgctcttttgttgattttgtttgcttACATTGTactcatttgtaaatcgctttagATTaattgtctgctaaattactaaatgattaataaacgtactgtaattaaaatttttgttaaacaaatatttaaaaaaacaagagGGAGGGGAAAAAACCTTAACACAAGGGCAACAAATCACATAACTGTAATAAAAGTGAAAACATCAAATACCTAAACAAATCAAGACAATCTCTTACAAAAATCTGACTTCAAGAATTTTACatcaaaatacaaatacaatcatAATCATTAATGAAGAAAAGGATGAATATCAAACTCTTTAAGACCATTAGGTGATAAAGTATTCAAAGTATAAATCCAATGTAGGGGttgaccgatatgtgtttttcgAGGGAATAACCAATATTTTGAACAGATATATGGGTCAATGACGTGGcgctatttataaataaatgaataaatatatatatatatatatatatatatatatatatatatatatatatatatatatatatatatatatatatatatatatatataatatttggttttattaaatttaaaaggaatacaattattaaaattaggaataaaaaataaatgtacaaattaattgcatacattcttatttttttgtggaCCAAGTCTAAAATTTctggttttaatttaattttgaaagaATATTTGGGGGATTATTGCAAAAATGTCAGTGTGGTGTAACTGTAAAAAccatgtaccaaaaaaaaaaaatttgttttaaaactgaaattctcaataaaacaccAGATCAGCTAGTTTGGCATAACCTTACATTAGTACtattaatagtaaataaaagTATATGGAGCACCATTTTCAAGTCAAATTCCTTGAGTGCCAAGGTGGTGTAAACACTATTCAAGTAGCCATATGACAGGAAATTATATCACAGAGAAGGAGATACTAACTGCTGAATGCAAAGATTAGTAACTCCTTAAAATGTGGGATAATTTGAAATTTTTAGGGTATGGTAAGGTATTCTTAGGTATACATGTAAAATGGTATGACCTCAGAAATAtattgataatttgttattattatgaaaatgagTAAACTTTAACAATTAAATGTGAATAATTCCCACCAAGGCCATGTACTTACATTGGTGTCCATGATAATGCATgtcaaatttgattttaaattgaaatgtcaAGTGGTGTAACTGGTTTTGACTCTTATTAAAATCCTTTCTGTTAAGGGCCAATTTAGTCCAATATCACTAGTTTATAATGCGGATTAAAACTAGTGATAAGATTTTATAATCAATATGATTAGGGGTACACCGATCAAGATCGGCCGAatcggtaaattccatcaggtgcgtgattttaCATAGAGCTGCTGTTACTACACTGaaccgttgttaactgagaagctgcgcaaatccacgtccattatcagcatttatttgcgcagcttctccgttaacaacggctctgtgtggtaacagctgctctgtgaaatcacacacctgatggaatttactgctgattagagaactggctttactgacgagatgtgcatacAGTCGGCCGATCTTGATCGGTGCACCCCTAAATATGATGTAACAGAGCCCCCTTTTCCCCAATAGATgccacaatacaatacaaaattacAATACAAAAACTGTAATTACAATATCAGACATGAGTTCACTAGTCATCACTATgattattttttgtcaaatattgtTTCTTAACTGTAATTACAATATGAGTCATGAGTTCACTGAATATCTATGATAATTTCGTTTTGCCAgatttgcactgaaaaaaaaaaaaaaacttgctgagAGTCATGCTTGATTTTCAGTGTCTGTTTCTTCAACAAACAATGGACTTTGGCTGTAGAAGCAACATGGTCAGGTGGTGTAACTGGTTTGTGTCAATTGGCGTAACcagtatttttcataaaaaagataattatataCAGAAAAATTAATGtggaataaaatgtaatcatcTAGTTTAGTATTATatggttttaactttttttttttacataagttgTCAAAGATtaagaaaataatgtttattttatttttttcctcatttgtaagtcgctttgaataaaagcgtctgctaaatgaatattgcaaacacacattaaagtGTACTTTTTGAGATAActctaataaaatctattttcatGTGACATTTTAAAGTAAGCTAACATGCCATCTAGGTGTAACAAATGGACACTGGGACAGAAGGCAAGCGCAAGTTTATTAGAGGAGTTAAAGGAGATTAAGGGAGAGATGCAGAGGTGGTGGTGGTGAACTGTTGTAGCTGGTTCTGGTGGGACAAATGGGATGGGGATTTCCAGAGCCATCGGTGGGGTGACCAGGGGGACAGACATGTTGCACACACTTCAGGGTACACACAGGAGAGGGGAACTCGGAGAATGGAATGCTGGAGACACTCAGGAGAGACACAGGGATCTAGGAGAGGAATCAATGATCGGTAAGTAACAAGGTTTGTATAGAGTGTGTACAAGTAGCCTTACAACAGGATAGGTTCTGCTGTGCAGCTACGATATCGGAGGGTTAGTGTGACAGGTGTGTGGAGGTGAGCTGATGAGGTAATGGTGCACAGGTGCTGAACATCCCAACGGCGTGGTGGTCTCCCTCTGCCCCGAGGGGATGGATGATCTGGATGGGCCGTGTGGAATTCCTCCAGGAGTGTGGGATCAAGAATGTCATTTCTCGGGACGCAGGATCGTTCCTCCAGGCCGTATCCTTCCCAGTCAACTAGGTATTCGAGCTTACCACCACGCCTCCGGGATTCCAGGATTTTCTAGACCTTATAGATGGTTCCTTCTTTCAGGAGTAATGGGAGAGGGGGTTCCTCTTTCCGGTCAGGCTCTGTGGAAACAGGAGGGTGACGGGGACTCTTGGAGATGGTGCACTCGGTGCAACCATGGACAAATCTTCTGACATCTGCTGCCATATTGGGCCACCATAAGCGGTCTTTGAGCAGCGAGAGAGTTGCGTCAGCCACAGGTGGCCAGTATCTAAGGATGTATGGGTGGTCAGAATGAGAGCAGTGCATTGGTTACGTGGGACATACCAACATCCTGGTGGGCAGCCCGGCAGAGTAGCAGGAAGGACTTCCACGGCGACTGGCGGTGAGGACCACTGAATGGGGCTGGAAATAAGTTGAGTGGCTTTTATGTTCTCGGGTTCTTCCGCATCTTCCTCAGGACCATGGAGACGGGACAGGGCATCTGCCTTGATGTTTCGAGGTCCAGGTCTGTAAGAGATTTAGAAATTGAATCTGGTGAAGAAGAGTGCTCATCCAGCTTGGTGGGGATTAAGCCGTTTAGCTTCTATGAGATACTGTAAGTTCTTATGGTCCGTGAGGACAGTAAATGGATGAGCCGCCCCCTTGAGCCAGTGTAACCATTCCTCCAGTGCTAGTTTAATGGCCAGTTACTTATGGTTTCCTATGTCATAATTTTTCTCCGCCAGGCTGAGCTTCttgaagaaggcacatggatggagtcgaGGAGGAGAGCCTTGCCGCTGGGAGAGAACCACTCCCACTCCAGTGGCGGAGGCATCCACTTCAACCACAAAAGGGAGTTCAGGGCCCAGCTGTACCAGGAGGGATTTGTAGTGAAAGCCCGTTTTAGGGTGGTGAAAGCTTCGGTGGCAACTGGAGTCCAGGACAAAGACTTGGGCTTGTCACGGAGGAGGTTGTTTCTGGGATTGGTGATGGTACTGTAATCTTTGAATCACTGGTAGAAGTTTGCGAATCCTAGGAAGCTTTGGAGCTCTTCGATGGTAGAGGGTTGTGGCCAGTTGGTAATGGTTTCAATCTTCCCCTCGTCCATGTGGATACCAGTTTCATTAATGATGTAACCCAGGAAATGAACGGAGGACTGATAGAATGTAAATTTTTCAGCTTTGAGGGAGAGGTGGAATTCTCAAAGTCTTAAGAGGACATATCTTACATGCACGCGATGTTCGGCGAAGCTCCGGGAGTAAATCAGGATGTCATTAATGTATACAATCCTGAAGCAGTTGAGATACTCCCGGAGCACTGCGTGCATGAAGTCTTGAAAGATGGAGGGGGTGTTGACAAGCCTGTacggcatgacccggtattcGTAGTGGCCAGTTGGGGTCACAAATGCTGTCTTCCACTCTTCTCCCTCAAGAATGTGGATGAGATTATAAGCACTGCAAAGGTCTAGTTTAGTGAATACGGTGGCTCCTCTGAGTTGTTCTAGGGTGGCTGGGACAGTGGGAAGAGGATATTGGAACTTGATGGTGATTTGATTAAGTGCTCAATAATCTATGCAAGGCCGTAAGCCTCCATCCTTCTTCGCCATGAAGTTTGAGGCGGCAGGGCAGTTGGATGGTACAATATAACCTTGTTTGAGGGCTTCCTCTACATTCTTCTCCATGGCCTTTTGTTCGGGCAAAGATACAGGATACATTTTCTCACGAGGCACTGGCTCACCCGGGATCAGATCAATGGCACAATCCCAGGGGCAGTGAGGAGGTAGTTGTGAGGCTTTTTGAGGACAGAAGACATCGTGGAATTCCTGGTAACACTCAGGGATATTGATCGACCTTTCAAAGGTAAGGTTTCTGAAGGAGACTTCAGGGGAGCTGGACGATTGGGGAAGCAGGATGGAAAACATTGGTCACCCCACTGTAGGATTTCTCCTGACGACCAGGAAATGATGGGGTTGTGCTGCACCAGCCAGGGACAACCCAGAATGAAATCAGCAGTTAAACCTTCCAGGACTAGGAGATTGATTTGATTCGGTGTGCAGAATGTCAATTAGAGGGGACCCACGCTGAACTGCACATTCCTTTAACTCAAGGGTTTGGCTGTGATCAAGACTATTTGGTAGGTGGTTTCTGTATTGGTGGTCGGTAGGTGGAGCTGGTGGCAGTGGTCCCGGCTGATATGAAGTTCCCGGCTGATCCCGAGTTGAGGAAGGCAGTAACTGGAATAGTGTCGTGAGCAGCAGTAAGTTGAGCAGTAGTGGTGAGTGGGGCATCTTAATTGGTGTTAGTTTTAAGTACTATCCACGGGATGTGGAGGACGAAGGGGACGGTTGAGGATATGATGGCCACTCATTCCATAGTAAAGGCATAAGCCGTGGGACATTCTTCTTGACATTCTTGGGGGATCAGCCGATTGGAATCGGTCTGCATAGGTTCTGGATCGGTCTCAGGAGGGTTCTGGTTGTCGGCACGGTGGGAACAGGCTGTTGGGCTGGCTGGTGAGCACTCATGGAGGCAGGATTGAATGCGATTTTGCACATATGGTGGCTTGCTGAATAAAGTTTTTAAGGCCTTGTGAATCGTCGAACGATGCCATTTGGAGACAGAGTCTGGGTTCCAGTCCCTGATGGAAGGCGGTGATGAGCGAAGCCTTGAGAAGACACTTGAGAGAGACGCTGGAGAGACACAGGGATCTAGGAGAGGTATCAATGATCGGTAAGTAGCAAGGTTTGTTTAGAGTCTGTATAAATAGCCTTACAAAAGGAAAGATTCCGCTATGTAGCTACGAGATCGGACGGTAAGTgtgacagaggtgtgtgtgtttgcttttatgTGGCGGTGAGCTGATTAGGTAATGGTGCACAGGTGCCGATGATTAGAACTCATGTGAGGGAGTGCGTTGGGATTGGCTAGTTGGTGAGCCTGAACGACTTGTGACACTAGgtggataaaatatttaatatttctcattAGTTGGTGGTTACACcatttgacattttcatgtacaTTCAGtcgtaacttttgtaaaaaattgtacaaatggtaaaaatgtcaattttaacTACATACACaagtttttaaaagattttagaaTTTCTCATCTTGCTAACCCctttttgtgtaaaaataaaaatttatgtcACAATTAAGAATAACAAGGTCTCTGACAAAAATTGCCTTGTCTGGTGTTGGTTGAGTGTTTTACTCCCACAGTAAactctttattttaaagagttaaaccctttattttttggaaaataaaggctttaccattaaaattaaaacatggaacaAATAGCGTATTTTGTGAATGGTTTTTTTTTAGGCCACAGAGTAGTGCGTTCTGACAGGCTGTATCAGAGCCAAATAGCACGTTTCATAATTAAGTAGTTTTATTGGTGATTTTGTATTGAAAATGTCCTATACGATAATcataaaaaagctaattttcaGGCTGATAATCAGTCGACCCCTATTTCAATaggctttgtgttttttttttttttaatgtgtatatatagtccCTCTCTATGAGGTAATTTTAACTGCTCCAATGTCAATATACTGCAGTGTGGAAACCGAAtgtttaaatttaacaaaatgttgTGCCACTGGACTTGTAGGGTCATGAAGGCTAATAGCACTTTGATGTTCAGCAATATGCATTTTAAGCTGTCTGCTGGATTTTCCCATATAACCGAGTGCATAAGGGCAGCGCAACATAAATGACATTATAGGTCTTATAAGAGAAAATCTTATATTTTTTCCCTATACAGGGatgtttaaaagtttgtgttttataGGTTAAATTGTATTGTTGACAACCTCCATACTTGTATTTACCTGAATATATGGGCTATTACTCAAAAAATTTAACCAGCATATTATCTCTTATAGACTACCTTAAGTGATTTAGCAAAAATCGTTTGCAAAATAAGATTACTAAGAACAATATACCAATATGTCTAAATTATACCTTTCATATCTTTATCTAATGGAGAATATTGGATAAAACAATTAGCAATTGCTGTTCTTTATTTCTTAGATTTCTTAATGAAAGTCTTGAAGTGTTACTGAAATGGTCTGTTGCAAATTGAATCCACTcctattagaatgatctctgccTAAACCTATTGGCCATAActtcaaaattaaataacaatggCAGCTTTAGGCTAACTGCGATTGCAATGCACATCTTTTTAGggaagcacagttctgtgatcaaTTGTAAATCTCCACCCAAGGGCCAGAGGGCGCACTTGCGAGGAAACTCCAAATACGCCCTGCAAAAGAAATCCAGCAAATCCCAATAGTggttgctgaataaacagaagatttaactttAAGTTTAAGATATTCATTAATTCCACATGAATAATGAACACATGACtgcgacaatatatggtttatctcagtttgtattataataatttgtattataataaagtatataataatgcagTGCTAATCGACAGCATTTATtgcacagagccgtagttcactgacaagttaCGCGAACAGCTTTCATAATTACTGAACAATTTCTTTGATTTCATAAATATTGCAATTATGAACATGGTTTTGCCTACCTTGtaagtgaactatggctctgtgtagtaaatgctgcttcaTGACACTCGCATTTgaataatcgtgcagccctactccaTACTGCATTTTTAATCGATATGATGTCTTGTCATTTACTGCTTTGAAATTCATGATGGTCAGAAAAGTAAGTTTTGAATCATCACAGTGCAATTCCACTAATGCCAACATAATTTTGTAGTCTACTCAAAACGATGTTGTGGATTATAGTGTCAAACAGTAGCACTAATAAAGAAATACAACCATTATCGGATGATTTCAACAaaattgaaaaacattaacaagacctttgtctcaaaatattgtcaataattgttataaatttttATGTTACATAATCTACaacttttgagtaaaaaaaaaaacaaaattaaatattggATCAAATTAGCACAGAATTATCTGCCAAATTTCCGATGCATATTCAAAACTGATTAAGAAAAATGCTTAGGTAATTTTTTGTACCATCTAATTGTTTAGTTGTTTAAGGGAGAATAGAGTCAAATGCACCTTTTACCCTGATGTGCCTTTAGCCCCATTGTACCCTACAAATGACTGCCAGCAGAGGACTCCAACCCTGCTCACCTGTTGTGTcttatattttaagttattagTAATCTTGAAGGCCCCTAGTGGGCCCTGGCCTCCTGGTTGCGAATCACTGCAGTGTAAATCAGTGTAAATGAATCCAACAGACCACTACTTGATTAATTTtatggtgtttcttttttttcacagaaaagtCTTCTATGGATCCTTTAAATGAAACTTAGTAGATATATCTTGTGAACTGACAGCAGCATGGACAATCCAAAGCAGAAATTAAGGTCTGGAAAGGAGATTTCAAAGTGTCAACCTAAGAAAAAGGTCAATGATACTGGTACAGAAGATGTTTCATCTGCACCTAAAGGTTTTAAAGCATCTGATGATTCAGGGTGTATGAATATTGTAGAAGAAAGTGAGCATGCGGGGACAGCTACAGTAGAGGAACATCCCAGAACCATACAGTGTAAAGAACGTGGCTCTTCAGAAATGACTGATGCTTTGGTTTGTTCATTTTGCAATTTTGTTGCAAAAACTCAGACTGCACTGAAAATTCACTCAACAAGAAAACACTCTCAGAAAGGAGGCTTACAAAATGACACCGTCTCTGACACCATTATTGCACCAGGGTTAAATCCGTTGCAGAAGACACCACAACATCTTTCAGATATCCAACTGGAGAGTACTTCTATATCAGAGGAAGACAAGCAATCAGATACCTGCATGGTTCAAACAGAGACTGAACAAACTCATCAACTCCTTGTAGATGAGGCTGTAATATCTGAGAATTTTGTTGATACTTCTGAGGATGGAAGAATCAGTCCCACTCAGATGTTGCTGGAAATAGTTGAGCCCACTTCATGTAGATGTCAGGATGGTGAAGACACAAATGAGACCTTTAAAGATGGAGATAATATGCAAGCTAGCTGCAGTTTTCATGTGGAAAGTAAAGTGAAAAGCAATCAAAATGGTGGCATTGATGGACATGCTGAGAATCATAAAAGTAAAAGGCATTCAAAGCCTAATACTCTACATGCATGTTCCTGTTGTGTACATAAAGTCATAGATGGACACAGCCCAGACACGCATATTAAGAggcaacataataaaaaacaaaataaagtatgCGATTTCTGTAGCTATTCTTGCGTTATGAAGTGTGATCAGGAGAAGCAGTGCATGAGCAATGAGCACAACCGAAAGATGTTGGAGAATCTGGATTCATTAAAGACCGAGATGACACCTAAAGAATCAGTTTTCCCACCATCGACAACCGTGTTGACCCATCCGACTGAAGGCAAGGCACAACATCAATGTGATAGGTGCAACTTTACAGCTAACAACTCTGTAATGTTAGCACAGCACATTAAAATGCACCATCCAGTGGAGCACCGTTTCCACTGCAGGGCCTGTCATTACTACACCACCACCATAGAGGGCATGGAGGTTCATCTTTCAGAAGAAGTCCACCAACAGGTGGCCAAGGAGAAAAACATTAGCCCTTTATTTAAAGACTGTGTTGAAAAAATCCTTGTGATTCTGTCAGATCAAATGGAGGACAGAGAAATAAATGAGAGTGACACTCCTGAGCAGAGCTCCAAAGAAGCTGGGGAGATTCAGGAAACAGAAAATGTACTACCAGAGCCAGCTGAAACTGTAAGGAAAGGTTCTCCTCTCAAACGGAAGCGAGGTAGACCAAAGACATCTGACGTGACTGTTTGTAGTCACTGTGGACTAGTTGCTTCCAATGCCACCAACCTCAATGTCCATATACGACGCAGGCACAGTCGGTTATACAGCTTCGTTTGTAAGCTGTGTAGCTATTACTGTGTGACCAAGGGGGACATGGACCGCCACTGTGAAACTAAAAAACACATTAACAGAATGCAAGCAGCTGGAAGTGAAGGCAGTGGAGTAGTTCTGCTAGATGAGCAGCCAAGTCAAGCAAAGAAAAATGATGCAGAAATGGGTGACAAAGTATCATTGATTGAGACACCTATTGATGAAGTGGAAAAAAATGGCTCCAGTGTACCGTGTAAGAAAAGCAAGTATGACCTGAGTAATACCTGCACTCAGTGTGACTTTGTTGCTCACTCAACCCCATCTCTTGCTCTCCATGTGCGACGTAAGCACACAAAAGactttgagtttgtttgtttagCATGCAGCTACTACACTGTAACCCGCAGAGAgatgtttagacacatggcaacAGAAAAACACAAGCAGAAACATGAGAGTTACCTGAAAAAACAGAATCAAAGAATTAATAATGTTGAGGCTGCTAGGGCTGCTACATTTGAAGACCCAGAGACAATCACAGGATCAGAAGTGGTCCATGACAGTTCTATTTTGACATCTTCAAGTGCCAGAACTAAAGATGAAGAGAATTCAGCAAAGATCGGTGAAGAGAATTGTGCAAATGAAGATGGAGCAAACCAATCTGCTGAGAAGAATACTTACAAAGACAATGAAGAATCCTCAACTAATCCAGCTGAATCAAATGTGTCTGACATGGTCCAGTCACTGACGATGGTGAAAGATGTAATGCTGGAGGATATGGATGAAGAAAATGTGTTTGATGAAGATGAAATGACTGATATGGGAGATGAAAGTCCCTCTAGTGAGAAACCCCTTAGAGCGATACAGTTTGATGCTTGCATCTATTCCTTAAAAACATTAGCAGAGCGCAAGCAAGCATCACATGAAGAAGAACAAACTACAGGTGGATTAAACCAGCAGAGCATCAAAAAGCCTAAAACACTGGTTGGACCTGAGACCAAGACTATCAAACCAATTCCACGAATCCGCTGTGAGGACTGTGGTTTTTTAGCAGATGGTTTAAGTGGACTTAATGTTCATATCTCCATGAAGCATCCATCAAAGGAGAAGCATTTCCATTGCTGGCCCTGTGGAAAGTCCTTCTACACGGAGAGTAACCTACAGCAGCACTTAAGCAGTGCAGCACATATGCGAAATGAGCATGGAAGCACTGAAGACCTTCCAGAAGGAGGCGCCAGCTTTAAATGTGTCCGATGCAATGAGCCCTGCCAAACTGAGCAGGAACTGTTTGTGCATATCAAAGAGAAACATGAGGAACTGCTTAGAGAAGTGAACAAATATGTTCTGGAGGACACTGAGCAGATAAACCGAGAACGGCAGGAAAACCAGGGCAATGTGTGCAAGTACTGCGGCAAAGTATGCAAGAGCAGCAACTCCATGGCTTTCCTGGCTCACATTCGCACACACACAGGTATGGCTTCCTCTGTCTTTACCATTACATATTTGCATAAAACCTCTTTAGAATTACAGTTTAGAATGTTCTGTTTGTGGATCTTTAACcatcaaaatatttattagtaGCTATGGGTATGACGAGACGCCTATCCCACGAGACGAGATGAGACTGGGTTCACAAGAACGAGATGAAATAAAatttttagacattattttaaaagaaatcctcaatttaaatgtatagggaaaatatttattttattcaactgaaaaatgcaaaaaaatgtagTTGTATTTTGAAATCAACTTGTGCTTTGTGAAATTAAActtctattttaatgaattataaacCGCAATAAACAACTAGAGCTGCACAAAGTTGAgattcatgttttttaaatataaattggagatatttataatattagaaAACTGAACAAAATAACACAATTTACTAGTGGttctgacaaaatgttcattgctTAAGTCTTGAAAAAATCTATTCATTTGAGagaaaaaatcaaaaaaataaataaatccacaattactttttttaaacggCCAGTTGTCGTCGCCTCCTGGCGGAGGTGTAGAAGCATTAAAATACATACAAGTGTTAAGATTCTTTAATTTTGATTGATACTATAGAGGATAAGTGTTTATACCCAAATGATACACTTTTATCCCAAGTAGTTAggttatgtaaatgtatgtaacaCAGAAATGatgtgtggttaaaaaaaaatgtctcatgagtttctatttcaaatctgaataagatagcATAAAAAATGAGAcgcctgcaaatatttttatgagactatgagACTCTACACCCCCCaacccccaaatataagaaaatatatttcccaatagtattgaaggcttttacaaactatttagtcggtaaacaatata includes these proteins:
- the znf407 gene encoding zinc finger protein 407 — protein: MDNPKQKLRSGKEISKCQPKKKVNDTGTEDVSSAPKGFKASDDSGCMNIVEESEHAGTATVEEHPRTIQCKERGSSEMTDALVCSFCNFVAKTQTALKIHSTRKHSQKGGLQNDTVSDTIIAPGLNPLQKTPQHLSDIQLESTSISEEDKQSDTCMVQTETEQTHQLLVDEAVISENFVDTSEDGRISPTQMLLEIVEPTSCRCQDGEDTNETFKDGDNMQASCSFHVESKVKSNQNGGIDGHAENHKSKRHSKPNTLHACSCCVHKVIDGHSPDTHIKRQHNKKQNKVCDFCSYSCVMKCDQEKQCMSNEHNRKMLENLDSLKTEMTPKESVFPPSTTVLTHPTEGKAQHQCDRCNFTANNSVMLAQHIKMHHPVEHRFHCRACHYYTTTIEGMEVHLSEEVHQQVAKEKNISPLFKDCVEKILVILSDQMEDREINESDTPEQSSKEAGEIQETENVLPEPAETVRKGSPLKRKRGRPKTSDVTVCSHCGLVASNATNLNVHIRRRHSRLYSFVCKLCSYYCVTKGDMDRHCETKKHINRMQAAGSEGSGVVLLDEQPSQAKKNDAEMGDKVSLIETPIDEVEKNGSSVPCKKSKYDLSNTCTQCDFVAHSTPSLALHVRRKHTKDFEFVCLACSYYTVTRREMFRHMATEKHKQKHESYLKKQNQRINNVEAARAATFEDPETITGSEVVHDSSILTSSSARTKDEENSAKIGEENCANEDGANQSAEKNTYKDNEESSTNPAESNVSDMVQSLTMVKDVMLEDMDEENVFDEDEMTDMGDESPSSEKPLRAIQFDACIYSLKTLAERKQASHEEEQTTGGLNQQSIKKPKTLVGPETKTIKPIPRIRCEDCGFLADGLSGLNVHISMKHPSKEKHFHCWPCGKSFYTESNLQQHLSSAAHMRNEHGSTEDLPEGGASFKCVRCNEPCQTEQELFVHIKEKHEELLREVNKYVLEDTEQINRERQENQGNVCKYCGKVCKSSNSMAFLAHIRTHTGSKPFMCKICNFATAQLGDARNHVKRHLGMREYKCHICGWAFVMKKHLNTHLLGKHGLGQPKERKFECELCERSFSEKWALNNHMKLHTGDKPYKCEWPSCHYAFLTLSAMKDHHRTHTGEKSFLCDLCGFAGGTRHALTKHRRQHTGERPFKCQLCNFASTTQSHLTRHKRVHTGEKPYRCPWCDYRSNCAENIRKHILHTGKHEGVKMYNCPKCSYATNAPMDFRNHLKETHPDIENPDLAYLHAGIVSKSFECRLKGQGATFVQADSTFTPEEGELGSEAVQQVIIIQGYGGGEVTIDQTLEESAAATLQTLAMSSQLAGVLHITEDGQLITSGQEVSTVTGGQTTQYVLVESSGETVGEVRQEGEEAVHSVSESSSALDALLCAVTELGQHGCAGEGEITTTTVSEHVPEEKCEGRSSQTQGPSEEQVYEERAEVVAQVMSSSHEHTSEEMQEVLQFAASQLMMKEGLTQVIVNGEGTHYIVTQLDDSTLHVEGTVEDPSGQETIVYSQISPE